A genomic region of bacterium contains the following coding sequences:
- a CDS encoding cysteine synthase family protein → MEPEIARIEDWQAEGQAEELSQDDTRRRYEDIRQLLPSVENPTPLVRIRRVLPEDSAPLYLKLEWLNPFGSIKDRTAAFLLRGLEEAGRLDGKELVEPSSGNTGIALAALAALDDRKLTITIPDGVPEEKKTLLRMLGAEVWPTPDDLCPVDHPKDGAIALARSLAESAGGERYVMPNQYENPDNVRAHYETTGPEIWHQTEGRVRAFVAGFGTCGTLTGVGRFLKEQNPEIRIIAVEPQKGHRLPGLKNFKEAKQPEILDWDVIDRVIPIDDEPAYEMTKRLFREEGLIVGPSTGAVVEAATRLEGEIDGLTVGVSPDSGLKYLSYFGELLGDEGTPQL, encoded by the coding sequence ATGGAACCAGAAATCGCAAGAATCGAAGATTGGCAGGCCGAGGGGCAAGCCGAAGAGCTGAGCCAGGACGACACCCGGCGGCGCTACGAGGACATTCGGCAGCTGCTGCCCAGTGTCGAGAACCCGACGCCCCTGGTGCGAATCCGGCGGGTCCTGCCCGAAGACAGCGCGCCGCTCTACCTCAAGCTCGAGTGGCTCAACCCGTTCGGCTCGATCAAGGACCGGACGGCGGCGTTTCTCCTGCGCGGACTCGAGGAAGCCGGCCGGCTCGACGGCAAGGAACTGGTCGAACCGTCCTCGGGCAACACCGGGATCGCGCTCGCGGCGCTGGCCGCGCTCGACGACCGCAAGCTCACGATCACGATTCCGGATGGCGTGCCGGAAGAGAAAAAGACGCTGCTGAGGATGCTCGGCGCCGAGGTCTGGCCGACGCCGGATGATCTGTGCCCGGTCGATCACCCCAAGGACGGCGCGATCGCCCTGGCGCGCTCGCTGGCCGAGAGTGCCGGCGGCGAGCGTTACGTAATGCCCAACCAGTACGAGAACCCGGACAACGTCCGGGCCCACTACGAAACTACCGGCCCCGAGATCTGGCATCAGACCGAAGGCCGCGTGCGAGCTTTCGTCGCCGGCTTCGGGACCTGCGGCACCTTGACTGGGGTCGGCAGGTTCCTGAAAGAACAGAATCCCGAGATCCGGATCATCGCGGTAGAGCCCCAGAAGGGGCACCGCCTGCCGGGACTCAAGAACTTCAAAGAGGCCAAGCAGCCCGAGATCCTGGACTGGGACGTGATCGACCGGGTCATCCCGATCGACGACGAACCGGCCTACGAGATGACCAAGCGCCTGTTCCGGGAGGAAGGTCTGATCGTCGGGCCTTCGACCGGTGCGGTCGTCGAAGCCGCCACCCGGCTCGAGGGCGAGATCGACGGCTTGACCGTCGGGGTCTCTCCCGACAGCGGCCTCAAGTACCTGAGCTACTTCGGCGAGCTGCTGGGCGACGAAGGCACTCCCCAACTCTAG
- a CDS encoding PQQ-like beta-propeller repeat protein: MISASLARLTVVGLILVTGSVHASETPVLNYDAQWPQWRGPLGTGVAPNGNPPVTWSETEDVRWKVKIPGRGHASPIVWGDRVYLLTAVEVEPEAKEEEVLEPEAPKETQVRIPGGGTRFRPSGIQTENPVRFVVLALDRSSGAVVWERTARTAVPHEGTHATASWASASAVTDGEVLVASFGSNGIYAYDLDGEPLWQRDLGDQRTRNAFGEGSSPTIHGSTVIVNWDHEGDSFIVALDRDSGETRWRSERDERTSWSTPAVVEVEGRAQVIVNATNRIRAYDLETGDIVWHVGGMTLNAIPTPTYSNGLVHVMSGFRGNMLMAIRVAGARGDLDGTEHVVWSYDRDTSYTPSGLVYGNTYYFLKSNNSILTNLNASTGEVHFGPERLEGLEGDGRIYASPVGAADRVYIVAQSGKTLVLARGQEFEILAANQLDDGFDASPAIAGSELFLRGREYLYCLSEGSGRAAGDISRLDWLSGCWQGDAGEECWLAPRGGTMVAASRGPEREGKQPSFEFLRIVERDGGLAFLASPGGRYPPTPFEAVELGDSRVVFANPDHDFPQRITYWLDGDETLRARVEAEEDGEWRGFDVAWTRAGASP, translated from the coding sequence ATGATCTCAGCCAGCCTTGCCCGCCTCACCGTCGTGGGTCTGATCCTTGTTACCGGCTCGGTGCATGCTTCCGAGACGCCAGTTCTTAACTACGATGCACAATGGCCCCAGTGGCGAGGCCCCTTGGGAACCGGCGTGGCACCGAACGGCAATCCGCCCGTGACCTGGAGCGAGACCGAGGACGTGCGGTGGAAGGTCAAGATACCGGGTCGCGGGCACGCCAGTCCGATCGTCTGGGGGGATCGGGTGTACTTGCTGACCGCCGTCGAGGTCGAGCCGGAAGCGAAAGAAGAAGAGGTCTTAGAGCCCGAAGCACCCAAGGAAACCCAAGTTCGGATTCCGGGAGGCGGAACGCGTTTCCGCCCGAGTGGGATCCAGACCGAGAATCCAGTGCGATTCGTTGTTCTGGCGCTGGACAGGAGCAGCGGTGCCGTCGTCTGGGAGAGGACCGCCCGCACCGCGGTACCCCACGAGGGAACTCACGCGACGGCAAGCTGGGCCTCGGCATCCGCGGTGACGGACGGGGAGGTGTTGGTCGCGAGCTTTGGTTCGAACGGCATCTACGCTTACGACCTCGACGGCGAACCTCTGTGGCAGCGGGATCTGGGTGATCAGCGCACCCGCAACGCCTTCGGCGAGGGCAGCTCGCCGACGATCCACGGCTCGACAGTGATCGTCAACTGGGACCACGAGGGAGACTCTTTCATCGTCGCTCTCGACCGGGACTCGGGCGAGACGCGGTGGCGCAGTGAGCGGGACGAGCGGACCTCCTGGTCGACACCCGCGGTGGTCGAGGTAGAGGGCCGCGCACAGGTCATCGTCAACGCCACGAACCGAATTCGCGCCTACGATCTCGAGACCGGCGACATCGTCTGGCACGTCGGCGGCATGACGCTCAACGCGATACCAACGCCCACATATTCGAATGGTCTCGTTCACGTCATGAGTGGCTTCAGGGGCAACATGCTCATGGCGATCCGCGTCGCTGGAGCCCGAGGTGATCTCGACGGCACCGAACACGTGGTTTGGTCATACGACCGTGACACCTCCTACACTCCCTCGGGACTCGTCTACGGCAACACCTACTATTTCCTCAAGAGCAACAACAGCATTCTCACGAACTTGAACGCGAGCACCGGTGAGGTTCACTTCGGGCCAGAACGCCTCGAGGGCCTGGAAGGTGACGGCAGGATCTACGCCTCGCCGGTGGGGGCCGCCGACCGCGTCTACATCGTTGCCCAGAGCGGTAAGACCTTGGTTCTCGCCCGTGGCCAGGAGTTCGAGATTCTGGCTGCAAATCAGCTCGACGACGGCTTCGATGCCTCACCTGCCATAGCTGGTAGCGAGTTGTTCCTGCGCGGCCGGGAGTATCTTTATTGCCTCTCGGAAGGGAGCGGAAGGGCAGCTGGGGACATTTCTCGCTTGGACTGGTTGAGCGGCTGCTGGCAGGGCGACGCGGGCGAAGAGTGCTGGCTGGCCCCGCGCGGCGGCACGATGGTGGCGGCCAGCCGCGGTCCGGAACGAGAAGGCAAGCAGCCTTCCTTCGAGTTCCTTCGCATCGTCGAGCGGGACGGCGGGCTCGCGTTTCTGGCGAGCCCCGGAGGGCGCTACCCGCCGACGCCTTTCGAGGCGGTCGAGCTCGGTGACTCCCGCGTCGTCTTCGCCAATCCCGACCACGACTTTCCCCAACGCATCACCTATTGGCTCGATGGAGACGAAACGTTGCGGGCGCGTGTCGAGGCCGAGGAGGACGGCGAGTGGCGGGGCTTCGATGTCGCCTGGACGAGAGCCGGGGCTAGTCCCTGA
- a CDS encoding sulfurtransferase TusA family protein, which produces MELTIKAETESEIVASETLDTSGLLCPLPVYKASVALKKLSPGEVLELICTDPGSLADIPALANQSGHKLLRTLEGEGKQTFWLRKAAAPERTP; this is translated from the coding sequence ATGGAACTGACAATCAAGGCCGAAACCGAATCCGAAATCGTCGCCTCCGAGACCCTGGACACCTCGGGCCTGCTCTGCCCGCTTCCGGTCTATAAGGCATCGGTGGCTCTCAAGAAGCTCTCGCCGGGCGAGGTGCTCGAGCTCATCTGCACCGACCCGGGGTCGCTCGCCGACATCCCCGCGCTCGCCAACCAAAGTGGCCACAAGCTTCTGCGCACCCTCGAAGGAGAAGGCAAGCAGACTTTTTGGCTCAGGAAGGCCGCGGCTCCAGAGAGAACCCCATGA
- a CDS encoding CRTAC1 family protein has product MTAGWPGVAPAQETETTPRLRFADASAEAGLELPTWCGGIEKPHLLESGGGGLAFFDYDGDGDLDLYIGNGWRLAGAEPAEVAERGRNFLYRNRGDGTFEDVTVRAGVGDDGWSTGIAVGDIDGDGWADLFVSNFGVDVLYRNRGDGSFERVDDGPGIDGWSAAAILFDADGDDDADLFVGGYVDSTLDEVLHAVPNLKWEGMQVMLGPFGLEGLANRYFENTGDNGPSRFVEATEKVGLEDVGLFYTFAIAALDLDGDLDLDIYAANDSNPNYIYRNDGDRFEEVGLWSGAALDAKGNAQAGMGLATGDLDNDGNADLLVTNFAQDQSTFYHNLGDFLFEDTSVDLGVAQPTYSSLSWGPELVDLDHDGDLDLFVANGHIYPQADRAPPTANTSFRQTNLLLENTGGGFVDASPRAGPGLAIQESSRGAAAGDVDHDGDVDLAIWNTDAPPSLLRNESTGGGGWLLVDAPRAIRAKVETGGKTFFRHRVIGGSYVSVDDQRLHFGLGPAEDVVRLELTWPNGRRTVMLGLPVDVRLSVYPGHNT; this is encoded by the coding sequence GTGACCGCCGGATGGCCCGGGGTCGCCCCGGCTCAAGAAACTGAGACGACTCCGCGCCTGCGCTTCGCCGACGCGAGCGCCGAGGCCGGTCTCGAGCTACCGACCTGGTGCGGCGGTATCGAGAAGCCCCACTTGCTCGAATCGGGCGGCGGCGGGCTCGCGTTCTTCGACTACGACGGCGACGGCGACCTCGATCTCTACATCGGCAACGGTTGGCGCCTGGCTGGGGCCGAGCCCGCCGAGGTCGCCGAGCGTGGCAGGAACTTCCTTTACCGCAATCGCGGCGATGGAACTTTCGAGGACGTGACCGTGCGAGCCGGGGTTGGAGACGATGGCTGGAGCACGGGGATCGCGGTCGGAGACATCGACGGCGACGGCTGGGCCGATCTCTTCGTCAGCAACTTCGGCGTCGACGTCCTCTATCGCAATCGCGGCGACGGCAGCTTCGAGCGGGTCGACGACGGACCGGGCATCGACGGCTGGTCGGCGGCCGCCATTCTCTTCGACGCCGACGGTGACGACGATGCCGACCTCTTCGTCGGCGGTTACGTCGACAGCACACTCGACGAGGTCCTTCATGCGGTGCCCAACCTCAAGTGGGAAGGGATGCAGGTCATGCTCGGCCCCTTCGGCCTCGAGGGGCTGGCAAACCGGTACTTCGAGAACACCGGCGACAACGGTCCGAGCCGGTTCGTCGAGGCCACGGAGAAAGTGGGGCTGGAGGACGTCGGCCTGTTCTATACCTTCGCAATCGCCGCGCTGGATCTCGACGGTGATCTCGATCTCGACATCTACGCCGCGAACGACTCGAACCCCAACTACATCTACCGAAACGACGGCGACCGCTTCGAGGAGGTCGGACTCTGGAGCGGGGCCGCCCTCGACGCAAAGGGCAACGCCCAGGCCGGAATGGGACTCGCCACCGGCGACCTCGACAACGACGGCAACGCCGATCTGCTGGTCACCAACTTCGCCCAGGATCAGTCGACCTTCTACCACAACCTGGGCGACTTCCTGTTCGAGGACACCTCGGTCGATCTGGGTGTCGCGCAGCCCACCTACAGCTCTCTTTCGTGGGGACCGGAGCTGGTCGATCTCGACCACGACGGCGACCTCGACCTGTTCGTGGCCAACGGCCACATCTACCCGCAAGCGGACCGGGCGCCGCCGACGGCGAACACCAGCTTTCGCCAGACCAATCTGCTGCTCGAAAACACCGGTGGCGGTTTCGTCGATGCCAGTCCCAGGGCCGGACCCGGCCTCGCGATCCAAGAGTCCAGCCGCGGTGCCGCCGCTGGCGATGTCGACCACGACGGCGACGTCGATCTGGCGATCTGGAACACCGACGCACCGCCGTCACTGCTGCGTAACGAGTCGACCGGCGGCGGCGGCTGGCTGCTGGTGGATGCGCCGCGCGCGATCCGGGCGAAAGTCGAGACGGGCGGCAAGACGTTCTTTCGCCACCGCGTCATCGGCGGCTCCTACGTCTCGGTCGACGATCAGCGTCTCCACTTCGGCCTGGGTCCAGCCGAGGATGTCGTCCGCCTCGAGCTCACCTGGCCAAACGGCCGGCGGACGGTGATGTTGGGATTGCCGGTCGACGTGCGCCTGAGTGTCTATCCGGGACACAATACGTAA